The Sphingomonas sp. HF-S4 sequence TCAGAAACGAGACATCGGCGGCGTCACGACCGACGCCAATCTTAGCCATCGCGCCTTCCTCAGCCATGCCAGTGGCATCGACCAGATGCCATTCGCCTCCCAGGAATATCTCGGCGACGGCGTGGAAGTCCTGCGGCTCGACTCCTAGCGCATAGACGCTGGCGATACGCGCGGGCACGCCCGCCGCTCGCGCCAGGGTAATCATCACATGGGCATAGTCTCGGCATACGCCCTCGCGCCGGATAAAGTGTCGGCTGCAGTCGTGTCCGAGGTGCTGACGCCGGGTACATAGCGCAAATGGTTGTGCACCCAGTCGCGGATCGCGATGATCCTGGCGCCGCCCTCGATGCTGCCGAACTCCCCGTCCACGAAGCTCTGGAACTGGTCCGAGGGGCAATAGCGTGAGCCCATCAAATATTGGACGGTTTCGCCGGGAAGCTGGTGCGGTGGGAGGATCGGCAGGTCGAGGCAGTCGGCGAGAATCCGCTGAATTGAGACGGTCGCCTTATAGGCCGCGGTGAAGCGGCCCTCGGCACGCACCCAGATGCGCTCGCCCACGCTGTCCTGCGCACAGACGCGAGCGAAATGCGCATTGTCGCAAAGGGTCAGGTTGGCGCTTTCAATCACCTGCTCAGGAATCGCAGCAGCCTCGATCTGGAGCAGGATGTCGGTTGGTCGCTCAAGCTGATAGTCGAGCATGGCCTCGATGCTGATCTTCATCGGAGTTCCGGAAGAGAGGGACCAGACGCCGCTCCCTCGTTAAAGATGGAGTCCGCAAAGGATTGGCCGTCGGGAGGTGCGGGTGCTTTAGCGCACGCGGCCGCGCCGGACGAGGTTGACGATCGCTAGCAGGACGACAGCGCCGATGAGCGAGACGAGGAAGGTCGTCACCGTTAGCGGCGCGTCATTGATGTCGCCGCGCGCGAGAAGCAGCCCACCTAGGAAGGACCCGACAATGCCAACCACGATATTGAGAAAGATGCCCTGCTGGCCGTCGGTGCGCATGATGATGCTCGCGAGCCAGCCGATGACGCCGCCCACAATGAGCCACATGATGATACCCATAAGAACCTCCCTGTAGGTTGCACACCGCGACCGGCGCTTTGAGCAGCGATAACCGGTGGCCTCTGGCAACGTTCCAGTGCGACTTCCGACTTGCTATCGTGCTCGGAACAGCCTCAGGTCCCCGGCACCCTTGTTCAGACCCTCAGGATCGGCGCCGGTGGGGAAGGGCGGGGAATATAGGTTGCGCAGGCTAGGCCGCCATCCCGCCTCGGCGCAATCCGGAGTACCGGCGTGGGCGCTTCGTCACGCTTCCGAACTCCAACGGAAGATTTGTCCGTCGGATCGAGCGCAGCATATTGTCGCGCGGTACCATGCAAACGACTAAGATATGGATGGAAGCAAGGTTCATTCACAGTGCGGCCGCCGCCCGCTGAGCCGATATGCCGGCTACACAGCAAGTGAGTACTCGGAAAGCTGGCCTTCGAGTGCATCGGCAGAGACAGGTCGGCTCACGAAATAGCCCTGCGCGATGTCGCAGTCGATCGACTAGGGGAACTCCAAGCACGCAGCATCCTCGACGCCTTCTGCCACCACTTTCAGGCCGACTTCGTGCGCCAGATTGACGGTAGACCGGACCAGCACGCCATCGCTGCGGTTTTGCCGATGGCGACGCAAACATAGTCCATTCGGGTTCGCCGCTTTAGGCCGACCGACCTTTCGGCTTCCTTGGTAGGCGCGTGCTAGGGCGAAGATTGCGCGCTACCTTCTCAGACCTCGGACACGGCGAGCAGCGGAGGACGCGAGAGAACCGGCAGCGAATCGCAAAACTGACCGATCGCGGCATCGAGGCTCGGCATCGCCAGCCCGCGGCTGGTTGCCAACGCAGTATAGGCCGGCCGCTCGGCTCTCCAACCCAGTTCGTGCGGAGAGGACTGGTCGATGAGTGCCTGCTGCAAGCCACAACCATTGGCGATCCGCCGGGCGAAATCATGCCAGGACAATGCGGTGTCGCCGGCGACGTGCCAGAGGCCGGACGCGCCATCGATCAGCAGATCGAGCGCGGTATCGCAGAGATGCGGGACATAGGTCGGCGAAACGATATGCGTTGCGGATGCAGCGAAGCGTTGTCCCGAAAGCAAGCGCGCGACAAGTTGCATCGCGAAATTGTGCGGGTCGTCAGGTGAGAAGAATGCTGCGGTGCGGATGACGAGATGCACGCCCTCAAGCGCCGCGATCGCCGCGTCGGCGCGCGCCTTGCTCGCTCCGTAGACCGAAAGCGGCGCGGCCGGGTCGGCCTCGAGATAGGGCGATCGCTTCGCGCCGTCGAAGACGAGGTCGCTCGAGAAACTCAAGGTCGGGATGCCGCGTTCCGCGCATTGCCGTACCAGCGCAACCGCACCGTCGGTATTGACCCCGACGCATGCGTCGGAGGCCTCCTCTGCTTCATCCACCCGTACCCAGCCCGCGGCGTTGATCACCGCCCATGGTCGATGGGCATCGAGCGCGGCTGAAATGCTCGCCAAGTCGGTCACATCGAGCGCGTGGCGATCGAGCAGCACATGGCCGATGTCGCGATGGACGCAGGCTTTGGCGAGCGCACGGCCGAGCGTGCCCGACGCACCGCAGATAAGCAGCGGCGGCACCGTTGCCTGCGGACACTTGACCGCGCCAGTCTCGGTCATCGGTGCCGCCCGCGGCACGGGAGGGTACAGCAATCGGATCGGTCGCCGCCACCAGCCTGCTCCGCGCATCACCGGATGCTGGACCTCCGGATGGTCGAGCGCGCCCAGCAGGTCCGCGACGGCGGTCGGTCTCGGCGCGCCGCTTCTGGTATCGAATGCCCCTGCTTCGTACCGCCCTGTACCGGTCAGCAGCGTGTTCCAGCCCTGACTTCCCAGCAAAGCCCAGTTCGTCACGGCACGGATATTAACACCGGTTTGGCGCAGCTCTCCGGCGATTTGCCATGCCTCGCCCATCCAGCGCATTTGCTCGTCGCGCGTGCTGCCATTGTGCACCTCGGTGACTGCGAGCGGAATCCGATAGCGCAGCCATGCTTCGCGCAGCGCCCCGCGCAACCCCGCGGGTGCCGGGCTCAGCACCCGGATCGCCTCGACATCGGCATAGCGCTGCTCGTCGTTGCCGCCGATCACCTGTGCAGGATAGCGCCGCAAGCGGTGGTCGAGAAAGCGATCGCTCGTGAGGTAGTGGTTCACGCCGATGATGTCGGGGACACACGGATCGTCGGCAATCGCTGCCAAGCGGCGTGCGAGACCTAGGTTCGCGAGACGGTTCCACATGTCGTGTTCGGGAACGACGCGTCCGCACAGCAGGTCCCACGTCATCCAGCGTCGCACATTGTCGAACCCCGCCTGGTGGCGAAGCGGCGCAGTCGACCAGCTGCGGC is a genomic window containing:
- a CDS encoding transglutaminase-like domain-containing protein, which produces MMITLARAAGVPARIASVYALGVEPQDFHAVAEIFLGGEWHLVDATGMAEEGAMAKIGVGRDAADVSFLTVFGTAVMNGQSVKVAAA
- a CDS encoding GlsB/YeaQ/YmgE family stress response membrane protein; this encodes MGIIMWLIVGGVIGWLASIIMRTDGQQGIFLNIVVGIVGSFLGGLLLARGDINDAPLTVTTFLVSLIGAVVLLAIVNLVRRGRVR
- a CDS encoding sugar nucleotide-binding protein; its protein translation is MFVPEEFRMILIYKIDLYHQLIQINLRAIINNITDIIFGNTNIIRLLFTDMLVEKLMAAAIELWGGHECTVNRVGECFSDQSLISGHDTRNDDLDRFAALGVTALRYPVLWERIAPADPFARDWRWTDARLQRLRSLQIRPVAGLVHHGSGPRYTNLLDEDFAQGLSAFAGAAAARYEWIEDWTPINEPLTTARFSALYGYWYPHARDERSFWLALLNQIDGIRLSMREIRIVNSSARLIQTEDLGRSWSTAPLRHQAGFDNVRRWMTWDLLCGRVVPEHDMWNRLANLGLARRLAAIADDPCVPDIIGVNHYLTSDRFLDHRLRRYPAQVIGGNDEQRYADVEAIRVLSPAPAGLRGALREAWLRYRIPLAVTEVHNGSTRDEQMRWMGEAWQIAGELRQTGVNIRAVTNWALLGSQGWNTLLTGTGRYEAGAFDTRSGAPRPTAVADLLGALDHPEVQHPVMRGAGWWRRPIRLLYPPVPRAAPMTETGAVKCPQATVPPLLICGASGTLGRALAKACVHRDIGHVLLDRHALDVTDLASISAALDAHRPWAVINAAGWVRVDEAEEASDACVGVNTDGAVALVRQCAERGIPTLSFSSDLVFDGAKRSPYLEADPAAPLSVYGASKARADAAIAALEGVHLVIRTAAFFSPDDPHNFAMQLVARLLSGQRFAASATHIVSPTYVPHLCDTALDLLIDGASGLWHVAGDTALSWHDFARRIANGCGLQQALIDQSSPHELGWRAERPAYTALATSRGLAMPSLDAAIGQFCDSLPVLSRPPLLAVSEV